The following proteins are encoded in a genomic region of Acetobacter oryzoeni:
- the cobN gene encoding cobaltochelatase subunit CobN, which yields MHLLVRENRTLDEQEVAEDLNLPSADLIVLSFTESDLLALRHAEALLRAQTEGSALRPTLQVTSLARLRHPMSIDLYIETTLQKARCVVVRLLGGLDYWRYGAEELAAWSRETGVPLTLLPGDILQSHSSDAQQQVGHIGGDRRLAELSTVSAEHYARLNGFFQQGGPDNICAALGLMSALAGMQEDKGTQPKALPAWGVYRSYSPAIAQAQLQIKAIILLYRAHLLVGDVAGPESLAEELAQRGCAVEIVYVTSLKDPSVSKDVSHYLQSAKPDVVLDATCFSARNQNGFSPLDVADAPILQLLQPGCTQALWEESPRGLARADMAMQVVLPELDGTIATFPISFRKDAEPGQPAFRDPYKPGIKLVAGRAIAWARLRKIPQPDKKISIILSDYPGAGLEKSGAHIAHAVGLDGFASTSSILTFLHHAGYNIGAEDAPDAKALASALIDSCSKPVLDTKLYRQLLADLDPAFVQSVCAAWGDPEQDANVKDGVFCLRYIQLGNISLAVQPDRGAVADRKALYHDPDTPPCHAYVAFYLWLQHVKKLDAMVHLGTHGTLEWLPGKAVALSPSCGPTVLTGDLPVIYPFIVNNPGEAAAARRRLGAVIIGHMTPPVMQAELSAEAQELERLIDEYAEADGLDPRRGALLRADILDKAIRTGMLAESGVRPGELDEAEALARLDAYLCDVKDLQIRDGLHVFGKPATHSKKLVQIIAQACGRQEDAAFTSKVAHKIMQSGQAEAQALLAALSGRFVAPGPAGAPTRGRVDVLPTGRNLFTVDPRALPTPSAMVLAKKMEKLLLTRHLQEQGEHLTHIVMDMWGSASLRTGGEDMALALRLMGVEVQRTASTGHVCGFEIIPLPLLDRPRVDVTLRVSGLFRDAFADQIALFDQAVTAVAQRNEPAEWNPLAASVKGLEGEARKRATARIFGAAAGNYGTGVEERLNTGAWDNKQELGTAWLEGSSWTYGGGRDGQQDMQALSNLVGQAEAVLHVQDNAETDILESPDIAAHEGGLSAAAATLGAMPTILHGDTSRPDMPRLRTAAQEVARIVRGRLANPQWIYGMQQHGYAGAAEMARGLDALHGFAATLPQRFDRQFDLVFDQTLGNAVCDAFLKQENPAAREAMRARFADAWQRGLWHPRGNSVACVLDEENKA from the coding sequence ATGCATCTCTTGGTGCGGGAAAACCGGACGCTTGATGAACAGGAAGTGGCGGAAGATCTTAACCTTCCTTCAGCTGATCTGATTGTACTTTCTTTTACAGAAAGCGATCTTCTGGCCCTGCGCCATGCAGAAGCTCTCTTACGTGCACAAACTGAAGGAAGCGCGTTGCGTCCTACCTTGCAGGTTACAAGTCTTGCACGGTTACGCCACCCTATGTCGATTGATCTGTATATTGAAACTACATTGCAAAAAGCGCGCTGTGTTGTCGTGCGGTTGCTGGGTGGTTTGGATTACTGGCGCTATGGGGCAGAAGAGTTGGCGGCATGGAGCCGTGAAACAGGTGTGCCGCTAACTTTGCTACCTGGTGATATTTTGCAAAGCCATAGCTCTGATGCGCAGCAACAAGTAGGACATATAGGAGGAGATAGGCGGCTGGCAGAACTTTCCACCGTTTCTGCTGAACATTACGCGCGCTTAAATGGTTTTTTCCAGCAAGGTGGCCCAGATAACATCTGTGCGGCATTAGGGCTCATGTCTGCTCTTGCGGGTATGCAGGAAGATAAGGGAACACAACCCAAAGCATTGCCTGCATGGGGTGTCTATCGTTCTTATTCTCCTGCCATAGCTCAGGCGCAACTCCAGATAAAAGCGATCATACTCCTGTATCGCGCGCATTTGCTGGTAGGGGATGTGGCAGGCCCGGAATCTCTGGCAGAAGAACTGGCACAACGTGGCTGCGCTGTAGAGATTGTGTATGTTACCTCTTTAAAGGATCCATCCGTTTCTAAAGATGTAAGCCATTACCTACAATCTGCAAAACCTGATGTTGTTCTGGATGCAACGTGCTTTTCTGCACGAAACCAGAATGGTTTTTCACCATTGGATGTGGCTGATGCGCCTATTCTGCAACTTTTGCAGCCGGGATGTACACAGGCTTTGTGGGAAGAAAGCCCACGTGGTCTGGCGCGGGCAGATATGGCCATGCAAGTGGTCTTGCCAGAGTTGGATGGTACAATTGCAACTTTTCCAATTTCTTTCAGAAAGGATGCTGAGCCCGGGCAGCCTGCGTTCAGAGATCCTTATAAACCAGGTATAAAGTTGGTGGCAGGCCGTGCAATTGCATGGGCTAGATTGCGGAAAATTCCACAACCAGACAAGAAAATATCTATTATTCTGTCTGATTATCCAGGCGCGGGGCTAGAAAAATCTGGAGCGCATATAGCGCATGCTGTGGGATTGGATGGTTTTGCATCTACATCTTCCATTCTCACATTCTTGCATCATGCAGGCTATAATATAGGAGCAGAAGATGCTCCTGATGCAAAAGCCCTTGCTTCTGCTTTGATTGATAGCTGCTCCAAGCCTGTTCTTGATACAAAGCTCTATCGTCAGCTTTTGGCAGATTTAGATCCGGCTTTTGTGCAATCTGTTTGTGCAGCATGGGGTGACCCTGAACAGGATGCCAATGTAAAAGATGGTGTTTTTTGCCTGCGTTACATTCAGCTAGGGAATATTTCTCTGGCTGTGCAACCAGACAGAGGGGCGGTGGCTGATCGTAAAGCCCTGTATCATGATCCTGATACACCGCCATGCCATGCATATGTTGCGTTTTACTTGTGGTTGCAGCATGTGAAAAAGCTCGATGCCATGGTGCATTTAGGTACGCATGGCACACTGGAATGGTTGCCCGGTAAGGCCGTGGCGTTATCTCCATCTTGTGGGCCAACCGTATTAACAGGTGATTTACCAGTTATTTACCCATTTATTGTTAATAATCCGGGCGAAGCTGCGGCTGCACGCCGGCGTTTGGGTGCGGTTATTATTGGCCATATGACGCCCCCTGTTATGCAGGCTGAACTTTCGGCAGAGGCGCAGGAACTCGAACGCCTGATTGATGAATATGCTGAGGCAGATGGGCTGGATCCTCGTCGCGGTGCTTTATTGCGTGCTGATATTCTGGATAAAGCCATACGCACGGGTATGCTGGCCGAAAGTGGTGTGCGCCCCGGAGAACTGGATGAAGCAGAAGCACTTGCACGGCTTGATGCTTATTTGTGCGATGTAAAAGATCTGCAAATTCGTGATGGCCTGCATGTTTTTGGCAAACCAGCTACACATTCCAAAAAACTGGTGCAAATTATTGCGCAGGCCTGTGGGCGGCAGGAAGATGCTGCTTTTACGTCTAAGGTCGCGCATAAAATCATGCAAAGTGGACAAGCAGAGGCTCAGGCGCTTCTTGCAGCATTAAGTGGGCGTTTTGTCGCACCTGGTCCAGCAGGAGCGCCAACCCGCGGGCGCGTAGATGTGCTGCCAACAGGGCGTAACCTGTTTACGGTGGACCCACGTGCATTGCCTACACCCTCTGCCATGGTGCTGGCCAAAAAAATGGAAAAACTGTTGCTGACAAGGCATTTGCAGGAACAGGGGGAACATCTAACGCATATTGTTATGGATATGTGGGGATCTGCCAGTTTACGTACGGGCGGTGAGGATATGGCGCTTGCCTTGCGCCTTATGGGGGTGGAAGTGCAGCGCACTGCCAGTACAGGGCATGTATGCGGGTTTGAAATTATTCCCTTGCCATTGCTGGACAGGCCAAGAGTGGACGTAACTTTGCGTGTTTCTGGCTTGTTTCGGGATGCTTTTGCAGATCAGATAGCCCTGTTTGATCAAGCTGTGACTGCTGTTGCCCAACGAAATGAACCGGCTGAATGGAACCCTTTGGCAGCTTCTGTCAAAGGGCTGGAAGGAGAGGCCCGAAAGCGTGCCACGGCCCGTATTTTTGGGGCTGCGGCTGGTAATTACGGCACAGGTGTTGAGGAACGCCTGAATACAGGCGCTTGGGACAATAAGCAGGAACTCGGAACAGCTTGGTTGGAAGGATCATCCTGGACATATGGTGGTGGCAGGGATGGCCAGCAGGATATGCAGGCGCTTTCCAATTTGGTTGGTCAGGCAGAAGCTGTGCTGCATGTGCAGGACAATGCAGAAACCGATATTTTAGAAAGCCCGGATATAGCTGCGCATGAAGGTGGTCTTTCTGCCGCCGCAGCTACATTAGGGGCAATGCCAACTATATTACATGGAGATACATCTCGGCCGGATATGCCCCGCTTACGTACAGCAGCGCAGGAAGTGGCGCGTATTGTGCGTGGCCGGTTGGCTAATCCGCAATGGATTTATGGCATGCAGCAGCACGGATACGCAGGGGCAGCGGAAATGGCGCGTGGGCTAGATGCGTTGCACGGATTTGCGGCTACGTTGCCCCAACGCTTTGATAGGCAATTTGATCTGGTTTTTGACCAAACCTTAGGTAACGCCGTGTGTGATGCATTTTTGAAACAGGAAAACCCAGCAGCACGAGAAGCAATGCGCGCACGTTTTGCCGATGCATGGCAAAGAGGCTTGTGGCATCCACGGGGAAATAGTGTGGCTTGTGTTTTGGATGAGGAAAACAAGGCATGA